A genome region from Macaca fascicularis isolate 582-1 chromosome 3, T2T-MFA8v1.1 includes the following:
- the MYL7 gene encoding myosin regulatory light chain 2, atrial isoform codes for MASRKAGTRGKVAATKQAQRGSSNVFSMFEQAQIQEFKEAFSCIDQNRDGIICKADLRETYSQLGKVSVPEEELDAMLQEGKGPINFTVFLTLFGEKLNGTDPEEAILSAFRMFDPSGKGVVNKEEFKQLLLTQADKFSPAEVEQMFALTPMDLAGNIDYKSLCYIITHGDEKEE; via the exons ATG GCCAGCAGGAAGGCGGGGACCCGAGGCAAAGTGGCGGCCACCAAGCAGGCCCAACGTGGTTCTTCCAACGTCTTTTCCATGTTTGAACAAGCCCagatccaggagttcaaggaa GCCTTCAGCTGTATCGACCAGAATCGTGATGGCATCATCTGCAAGGCAGACCTGAGGGAGACCTACTCCCAGCTGG ggAAGGTGAGTGtcccagaggaggagctggacGCCATGCTGCAGGAGGGCAAGGGTCCCATCAACTTCACCGTCTTCCTCACGCTCTTTGGGGAGAAGCTCAATG ggacAGACCCCGAGGAAGCCATCCTGAGTGCCTTCCGCATGTTTGACCCTAGTGGCAAAGGGGTGGTGAACAAGGAAGA GTTTAAGCAGCTTCTCCTGACCCAGGCAGACAAGTTCTCTCCAGCTGAG GTGGAGCAGATGTTCGCCCTGACACCCATGGACCTGGCGGGGAACATCGACTACAAGTCACTGTGCTACATCATCACCCATGGAGACGAGAAAGAGGAAtga